Proteins from one Hemiscyllium ocellatum isolate sHemOce1 chromosome 30, sHemOce1.pat.X.cur, whole genome shotgun sequence genomic window:
- the LOC132829812 gene encoding protein ripply1-like, whose product MEGNAVSGARSRLCCCLHDPSAQQPGGLSAGSVWRPWLVTPKDIAREQQKQMITCKESGIYSSPKILTFLSQLNVSESERTQRTLSGDKVPAFRHPVKLLWPKSKQFDYLYEDAAHLLANFPVQATISFYQESDSESENEDDS is encoded by the exons ATGGAGGGGAATGCAGTGTCAGGAGCCCGGAGCCGGCTGTGCTGCTGCCTACACGATCCCAGTGCTCAGCAGCCAGGAGGGCTGAG TGCCGGCAGTGTTTGGAGACCATGGTTAGTCACACCCAAAGATATTGCAAGGGAACAACAAAAACAGATGATAACG TGTAAAGAATCTGGTATTTATTCCAGCCCCAAAATTCTCACCTTTCTGTCGCAGCTGAATGTCTCCGAGAGCGAGCGAACTCAGCGTACACTCAGCGGAGATAAAGTCCCAGCATTCCGACATCCTGTCAA ACTCCTGTGGCCAAAATCTAAACAGTTTGATTATTTATACGAAGATGCAGCTCATCTCTTGGCGAATTTCCCGGTGCAGGCAACAATCTCATTTTACCAGGAGAGTGATAGCGAATCAGAGAATGAAGATGACAGTTAA